In the genome of Pempheris klunzingeri isolate RE-2024b chromosome 3, fPemKlu1.hap1, whole genome shotgun sequence, one region contains:
- the rasal3 gene encoding RAS protein activator like-3 isoform X1: protein MGTEEKDLEPAAQQPPKEQESPKKEEESPAEPPQGQTCETTDPLNTYKWHTGSKGTLNEVKEEGEGGAASSTSTMDKIQKASTNKWNKMQNWRKALSEDPADKNSPSGKGGEGTKPDKSAGGTRKNPFRRALSEPPGSLLSALSPSSSSASPAHAASSLAAAEASGVSSTDPSQRGGGGALIKKYLRTVSQKLKRPKLQSRTSTPNLIPDVSEPAPPVPTSCALPKQHWVPLQEIPIWDISNCMFEDGQILISQEEPTLWTRNRVSSCLSNLSMQNLVDIDTECSPDHLGVQGGTRPKNQDGGVRGLIKRRLDNRAKRHSNNQLNPMGLNKGSRHYGSRESVSIPVSAMGSLDLSADTSTVVRPVHSSILGEKYCFEVINSENTHCFGCSSAAERDRWIEDLRRAAQPNKDNVERTENSLSLWVNEAKDLPPKRRYYCEVHLDGTLFARTSSRAVGKPSTHSTLPGDGSTGPSGGLGASGGVAGGCQLFWGEFFELDNLPCISQITLHLFREEDPKKKRHSRDESSVQPLGSVAIPLAEIRGRTYQEKWYSITPYKVSSAVGNKELLGPQASLRIKARFQNLQVLPMEKYKEFAEYVTVDYVEMCRNLEPLLNVKEKEELAGALVHVLQSIGKAKEFLIDLGCAEVERLGEREALIFRENTLATKAIDDYMKLVGQKYLIGTLGDFINRLYASLENCEVDPRKCPVSELSNNQNHLREVCEEVVQKIIETHGPFPEELNRIFSSWVELCEDQGRPEIGQRLISASLFLRFLCPAILSPSLFGLTQPYPETNTLRTLTLTAKVIQNLANFTLFGEKEEYMLFMNEFLQQHWDGMRAFLQTVSNSDTEIPMTSFDGYVDLPLRLAVLHGLLVDIIYQRDQDTIDKLHPLPSILNQITESLGPEARRIIINSQMGQTKPMYVPPKDLRKYTPHQSSLQQLPVDSKGLRDGDRDGRTRRNTRERKPVTRTQSAPHRRPGHTKQALKRQISSETLPTAGDEQEMETNQPHITSPNTNASVKRAHEPVPWIKVSHKRESGELSTENEELSLLDKHAQELSELRVGIEQVTERELDMAKRLEDFIIQSQDQNAMLQAEVNTLQNLLAVREEQLASATFRLGVIEEEREEDERKLSVAIAAAERMNVLEEQFAGLLKDIQQLTEAYHSGQNNMQHPEKPHINSN from the exons ATGGGTACTGAGGAGAAAGATTTAGAGCCTGCAGCTCAACAACCACCGAAGGAGCAAGAATCACCGAAGAAGGAAGAGGAATCTCCTGCGGAGCCTCCTCAAGGACAAACATGTGAGACCACTGACCCCCTCAACACGTACAAGTGGCATACTGGCTCCAAGGGAACACTTAATGAggtgaaggaggaaggagaaggaggagcagcTTCTTCTACATCTACAATGGACAAGATTCAAAAGGCCTCCACCAACAAATGGAATAAGATGCAAAACTGGCGCAAGGCCCTGAGCGAGGACCCTGCAGACAAAAATTCCCCCAGTGGGAAAGGTGGAGAGGGAACCAAGCCGGATAAAAGTGCTGGGGGAACCAGAAAGAACCCTTTCAGGAGGGCCTTGTCCGAGCCTCCCGGGTCACTGCTCTCAGCCCTGTCCCCTTCCTCCAGCTCGGCCAGCCCAGCTCACGCAGCTTCATCgttagctgctgctgaggcCTCAGGGGTCTCCTCCACAGACCCctcacagagaggaggtggaggggcgCTCATTAAAAAGTACCTGAGGACTGTGTCCCAGAAGCTCAAAAGGCCCAAGCTACAGAGTCGGACCAGCACCCCCAACTTGATTCCAG ATGTGAGTGAACCAGCACCACCTGTACCCACCAGCTGTGCCCTCCCAAAACAACACTGGGTCCCACTTCAGGAGATCCCCATTTGGGACATCAGCAACTGTATGTTTGAGGATGGACAAATTCTCATTTCTCAAGAAGAG CCAACGCTGTGGACCCGAAACCGTGTCAGCAGCTGCTTGTCCAACCTTAGCATGCAGAACCTTGTGGATATCGACACAG AATGTAGCCCTGACCACTTGGGTGTACAGGGTGGCACCCGACCAAAGAACCAAGACGGCGGTGTTAGG GGTCTGATCAAACGACGTCTCGACAACAGGGCCAAGAGGCACAGCAACAACCAGCTGAACCCTATGGGACTAAACAAAGGAAGCAG GCACTATGGTTCCCGGGAGTCTGTATCCATCCCAGTCAGTGCAATGGGGAGTCTGGATCTCAGTGCTGACACCAGTACTGTCGTCAGGCCGGTCCACAGCTCCATTCTGGGGGAGAAGTACTGCTTTGAG GTGATAAACTCCGAGAACACCCACTGCTttggctgctcctctgctgctgaacGTGACCGTTGGATTGAGGACCTGAGACGAGCAGCCCAGCCCAATAAG GATAACGTTGAGCGCACAGAGAACTCCCTGAGTCTGTGGGTAAATGAAGCCAAGGATCTGCCACCCAAACGGCGTTATTACTGTGAGGTTCACCTGGACGGGACCTTATTTGCACGGACCAGCAGTCGAGCTGTCGGCAAGCCATCTACCCATTCCACCTTGCCAGGCGATGGCTCCACTGGTCCTTCAGGAGGCCTGGGGGCCAGTGGAGGTGTGGCTGGAGGCTGTCAGTTATTCTGGGGTGAATTCTTTGAGCTTGACAACTTGCCCTGCATCTCCCAAATTACCCTGCACCTCTTCCGCGAAGAAGACCCCAAGAAAAAGCGTCATTCCCGAGATGAGTCCAGCGTGCAGCCACTGGGCAGCGTGGCCATACCTTTAGCCGAGATCCGAGGGAGGACCTATCAGGAGAAGTGGTATTCCATCACACCATACAAGGTCTCAAGCGCAGTGGGGAACAAGGAACTGCTAGGGCCACAGGCTTCACTCCGCATCAAGGCTCGTTTCCAGAATCTGCAAGTACTGCCCATGGAGAAATACAAAGAGTTTGCTGAGTATGTAACGGTGGATTATGTGGAAATGTGCAGAAACCTGGAGCCACTTCTGAATGTGAAGGAGAAGGAAGAGCTGGCAGGAGCTCTGGTCCATGTACTGCAGAGCATTGGCAAAGCCAAG GAGTTCCTTATTGATTTGGGCTGTGCAGAGGTGGAGCGTCTGGGAGAAAGGGAGGCACTGATcttcagagaaaacacactggCCACCAAAGCCATAGATGATTATATGAAGCTGGTTGGTCAGAAGTACCTCATCGGCACACTAG GGGACTTTATCAACCGTCTTTATGCCTCGTTGGAGAACTGTGAAGTCGACCCTCGCAAATGCCCTGTGTCTGAACTATCAAACAACCAGAATCACTTGAGAGAAGTCTGTGAGGAGGTGGTGCAAAAGATTATTGAGACCCATgg GCCCTTTCCTGAAGAGTTAAACAGGATCTTCTCCAGCTGGGTGGAGCTGTGTGAAGACCAGGGCAGACCAGAGATTGGCCAGCGTCTCATATCTGCTTCCCTCTTTCTTCGCTTCTTATGTCCTGCTATCCTCAGTCcttctctttttggtctgacaCAGCCCTATCCAGAGACAAACACCCTGCGCACCCTCACCTTGACTGCCAAAGTCATCCAGAATCTGGCCAATTTCACCCT GTTTGGAGAAAAGGAGGAATACATGCTCTTCATGAATGAattcctgcagcagcactggGATGGAATGAGGGCCTTTCTACAAACAGTATCCAATTCAGACACTGAAATCCCAATGACTTCCTTTGATGGTTATGTGGACCTGCCTCTTCGCTTGGCTGTGCTGCATGGCCTGCTGGTAGACATCATCTATCAAAGGGACCAG GACACAATTGACAAGCTGCATCCTCTGCCTTCAATCCTGAACCAGATAACAGAGTCGCTGGGACCTGAAGCACGTCGGATCATAATTAACAG TCAAATGGGACAAACCAAGCCAATGTATGTTCCTCCTAAAGACTTGCGCAAGTACACCCCTCACCAATCATCcctccagcagcttcctgtggaCTCCAAAGGTCTACGAGACGG GGACAGGGATGGCAGGACTCGGAGGAATACGAGAGAGAGGAAGCCAGTCACCAGAACTCAGAGTGCTCCACATAGACGTCCTGGTCACACAAAGCAGGCCTTGAAGAGGCAGATAAGTTCTGAAACTCTGCCAACAGCTGGTGATGAACAAGAGATGGAGACAAACCAACCACATATCACGTCACCAAATACT AATGCCAGTGTCAAACGTGCACATGAACCAGTTCCATGGATCAAAGTCAGCCACAAAAGGGAGTCGGGAGAGCTGAGCACTGAGAATGAGGAGCTCAGCTTACTGGATAAG CATGCTCAAGAGCTGTCAGAGCTCCGTGTGGGGATAGAGCAGGTGACGGAGCGTGAACTGGATATGGCAAAGCGCCTGGAGGACTTCATCATCCAAAGCCAGGACCAGAATGCAAtgctgcaggctgaggtgaACACACTCCAGAATTTGCTGGCTGTGCGAGAAGAGCAGCTTGCCAGTGCCACCTTCAG GCTGGGTGTGattgaggaggagagggaggaagatgagaggaagCTAAGTGTTGCCATTGCAGCAGCCGAGCGAATGAACGTACTG
- the rasal3 gene encoding disabled homolog 2-interacting protein isoform X2 produces MMGFRRWIVCGGALECSPDHLGVQGGTRPKNQDGGVRGLIKRRLDNRAKRHSNNQLNPMGLNKGSRHYGSRESVSIPVSAMGSLDLSADTSTVVRPVHSSILGEKYCFEVINSENTHCFGCSSAAERDRWIEDLRRAAQPNKDNVERTENSLSLWVNEAKDLPPKRRYYCEVHLDGTLFARTSSRAVGKPSTHSTLPGDGSTGPSGGLGASGGVAGGCQLFWGEFFELDNLPCISQITLHLFREEDPKKKRHSRDESSVQPLGSVAIPLAEIRGRTYQEKWYSITPYKVSSAVGNKELLGPQASLRIKARFQNLQVLPMEKYKEFAEYVTVDYVEMCRNLEPLLNVKEKEELAGALVHVLQSIGKAKEFLIDLGCAEVERLGEREALIFRENTLATKAIDDYMKLVGQKYLIGTLGDFINRLYASLENCEVDPRKCPVSELSNNQNHLREVCEEVVQKIIETHGPFPEELNRIFSSWVELCEDQGRPEIGQRLISASLFLRFLCPAILSPSLFGLTQPYPETNTLRTLTLTAKVIQNLANFTLFGEKEEYMLFMNEFLQQHWDGMRAFLQTVSNSDTEIPMTSFDGYVDLPLRLAVLHGLLVDIIYQRDQDTIDKLHPLPSILNQITESLGPEARRIIINSQMGQTKPMYVPPKDLRKYTPHQSSLQQLPVDSKGLRDGDRDGRTRRNTRERKPVTRTQSAPHRRPGHTKQALKRQISSETLPTAGDEQEMETNQPHITSPNTNASVKRAHEPVPWIKVSHKRESGELSTENEELSLLDKHAQELSELRVGIEQVTERELDMAKRLEDFIIQSQDQNAMLQAEVNTLQNLLAVREEQLASATFRLGVIEEEREEDERKLSVAIAAAERMNVLEEQFAGLLKDIQQLTEAYHSGQNNMQHPEKPHINSN; encoded by the exons ATGATGGGATTTAGACGCTGGATTGTTTGTGGTGGGGCTTTGG AATGTAGCCCTGACCACTTGGGTGTACAGGGTGGCACCCGACCAAAGAACCAAGACGGCGGTGTTAGG GGTCTGATCAAACGACGTCTCGACAACAGGGCCAAGAGGCACAGCAACAACCAGCTGAACCCTATGGGACTAAACAAAGGAAGCAG GCACTATGGTTCCCGGGAGTCTGTATCCATCCCAGTCAGTGCAATGGGGAGTCTGGATCTCAGTGCTGACACCAGTACTGTCGTCAGGCCGGTCCACAGCTCCATTCTGGGGGAGAAGTACTGCTTTGAG GTGATAAACTCCGAGAACACCCACTGCTttggctgctcctctgctgctgaacGTGACCGTTGGATTGAGGACCTGAGACGAGCAGCCCAGCCCAATAAG GATAACGTTGAGCGCACAGAGAACTCCCTGAGTCTGTGGGTAAATGAAGCCAAGGATCTGCCACCCAAACGGCGTTATTACTGTGAGGTTCACCTGGACGGGACCTTATTTGCACGGACCAGCAGTCGAGCTGTCGGCAAGCCATCTACCCATTCCACCTTGCCAGGCGATGGCTCCACTGGTCCTTCAGGAGGCCTGGGGGCCAGTGGAGGTGTGGCTGGAGGCTGTCAGTTATTCTGGGGTGAATTCTTTGAGCTTGACAACTTGCCCTGCATCTCCCAAATTACCCTGCACCTCTTCCGCGAAGAAGACCCCAAGAAAAAGCGTCATTCCCGAGATGAGTCCAGCGTGCAGCCACTGGGCAGCGTGGCCATACCTTTAGCCGAGATCCGAGGGAGGACCTATCAGGAGAAGTGGTATTCCATCACACCATACAAGGTCTCAAGCGCAGTGGGGAACAAGGAACTGCTAGGGCCACAGGCTTCACTCCGCATCAAGGCTCGTTTCCAGAATCTGCAAGTACTGCCCATGGAGAAATACAAAGAGTTTGCTGAGTATGTAACGGTGGATTATGTGGAAATGTGCAGAAACCTGGAGCCACTTCTGAATGTGAAGGAGAAGGAAGAGCTGGCAGGAGCTCTGGTCCATGTACTGCAGAGCATTGGCAAAGCCAAG GAGTTCCTTATTGATTTGGGCTGTGCAGAGGTGGAGCGTCTGGGAGAAAGGGAGGCACTGATcttcagagaaaacacactggCCACCAAAGCCATAGATGATTATATGAAGCTGGTTGGTCAGAAGTACCTCATCGGCACACTAG GGGACTTTATCAACCGTCTTTATGCCTCGTTGGAGAACTGTGAAGTCGACCCTCGCAAATGCCCTGTGTCTGAACTATCAAACAACCAGAATCACTTGAGAGAAGTCTGTGAGGAGGTGGTGCAAAAGATTATTGAGACCCATgg GCCCTTTCCTGAAGAGTTAAACAGGATCTTCTCCAGCTGGGTGGAGCTGTGTGAAGACCAGGGCAGACCAGAGATTGGCCAGCGTCTCATATCTGCTTCCCTCTTTCTTCGCTTCTTATGTCCTGCTATCCTCAGTCcttctctttttggtctgacaCAGCCCTATCCAGAGACAAACACCCTGCGCACCCTCACCTTGACTGCCAAAGTCATCCAGAATCTGGCCAATTTCACCCT GTTTGGAGAAAAGGAGGAATACATGCTCTTCATGAATGAattcctgcagcagcactggGATGGAATGAGGGCCTTTCTACAAACAGTATCCAATTCAGACACTGAAATCCCAATGACTTCCTTTGATGGTTATGTGGACCTGCCTCTTCGCTTGGCTGTGCTGCATGGCCTGCTGGTAGACATCATCTATCAAAGGGACCAG GACACAATTGACAAGCTGCATCCTCTGCCTTCAATCCTGAACCAGATAACAGAGTCGCTGGGACCTGAAGCACGTCGGATCATAATTAACAG TCAAATGGGACAAACCAAGCCAATGTATGTTCCTCCTAAAGACTTGCGCAAGTACACCCCTCACCAATCATCcctccagcagcttcctgtggaCTCCAAAGGTCTACGAGACGG GGACAGGGATGGCAGGACTCGGAGGAATACGAGAGAGAGGAAGCCAGTCACCAGAACTCAGAGTGCTCCACATAGACGTCCTGGTCACACAAAGCAGGCCTTGAAGAGGCAGATAAGTTCTGAAACTCTGCCAACAGCTGGTGATGAACAAGAGATGGAGACAAACCAACCACATATCACGTCACCAAATACT AATGCCAGTGTCAAACGTGCACATGAACCAGTTCCATGGATCAAAGTCAGCCACAAAAGGGAGTCGGGAGAGCTGAGCACTGAGAATGAGGAGCTCAGCTTACTGGATAAG CATGCTCAAGAGCTGTCAGAGCTCCGTGTGGGGATAGAGCAGGTGACGGAGCGTGAACTGGATATGGCAAAGCGCCTGGAGGACTTCATCATCCAAAGCCAGGACCAGAATGCAAtgctgcaggctgaggtgaACACACTCCAGAATTTGCTGGCTGTGCGAGAAGAGCAGCTTGCCAGTGCCACCTTCAG GCTGGGTGTGattgaggaggagagggaggaagatgagaggaagCTAAGTGTTGCCATTGCAGCAGCCGAGCGAATGAACGTACTG